Proteins from a genomic interval of Candidatus Methylomirabilota bacterium:
- a CDS encoding 4-oxalocrotonate tautomerase family protein, whose product MPFVNIRIYEGWGKDRLDEIAQRVTAAISDVTQLPKEAVWVVFEEVDPPDWYVGGKPGERMAKK is encoded by the coding sequence ATGCCGTTCGTGAACATCCGCATCTACGAGGGATGGGGCAAGGATCGGCTGGACGAGATCGCCCAGCGCGTGACCGCCGCGATCAGCGACGTGACCCAGCTGCCCAAGGAGGCGGTCTGGGTGGTGTTCGAGGAGGTGGATCCTCCCGACTGGTACGTCGGCGGCAAGCCCGGCGAGCGCATGGCGAAGAAGTGA